In Amphiura filiformis chromosome 1, Afil_fr2py, whole genome shotgun sequence, the following are encoded in one genomic region:
- the LOC140155773 gene encoding KAT8 regulatory NSL complex subunit 2-like isoform X1, producing MQDRLDGFEYCFNHILEDKNSPYKQCQFISSKNGRRCINPAPKADKKDGYCSEHARRARLLRQKAALKPKPPSSTKELFEELDYYRTGSTKAVPDLPVSSASKILEYGSDSESDDEPLLVEQTWRGCNDSDAESVDSEQEDLLKHAGVYTAEEVALITMDKLIRLQSLYINQFKRLQHLMKEKRRKYLKAVGQEQDTIGTDLGKITNPHEKVKFAKLQAMRSYRRRRGKEALLQRKSKQRRIKTTPEYTGPQQTRIELQCSHVQDGKQCEKPTLPIARFCGNHILSDPLQVLFSPCVKGQGLCQRPASILSEEGCCLLHTTIPPRQLRLRPEEEANAPSAMTDHDYGQRPTETNMDGGGDRTTNMTNIASELASSLAQQLSTQSSLVSAGGDATSKAEKQLERQMLKLQQQIQQQIQEQQRHMTTFQPKIIQQVSTSTSVPDTPIQTGATTETPIQAGATTETPIQAGAATETPIQAATTSAPNTTIQTAEKPTPEPKPSTLGTPELMVLQKPKGQFPIIQLHPLPKTPDEPKPEVLPKTSDESKPEAMEIDPSSASSEQASSQQQSSTPS from the exons CTATTGCAGTGAGCATGCTCGTCGAGCCAGGCTTCTCCGTCAGAAAGCAGCTTTAAAACCCAAACCACCAAGCAGTACCAAAGAATTATTTGAGGAACTGGATTACTACCGTACTGGTTCAACAAAGGCTGTGCCAGATTTACCAGTATCATCTGCCAGTAAAATTTtag AATATGGCAGTGATTCAGAGAGTGATGATGAGCCCCTACTGGTGGAACAGACGTGGCGTGGATGCAATGATAGTGATGCTGAGAGTGTTGATAGTGAGCAGGAAGATTTACTCAA ACATGCTGGTGTTTATACGGCTGAAGAGGTAGCCCTGATTACAATGGATAAACTTATTCGTCTTCAATCCCTGTACATCAACCAGTTCAAGAGGTTACAGCATCTGATGAAAGAGAAGCGAAGGAAATACCTGAAAGCTGTCGGACAAGAACAAGACACAATAG GTACTGATTTAGGCAAGATCACCAATCCACATGAAAAGGTAAAATTTGCCAAGCTGCAAGCCATGCGCTCATATCGGAGAAGACGTGGCAAAGAAGCTCTCCTCCAGCGTAAATCCAAGCAGAGACGAATCAAGACCACACCTGAATATACCGGCCCACAGCAGACCAGAATAGAGCTGCAGTGCAGCCATGTGCAGGATGGGAAGCAGTGTGAGAAACCTACACTGCCTATTGCAAGATTCTGTGGAAACC ATATTCTCTCGGACCCATTACAGGTTCTCTTCAGTCCGTGTGTCAAAGGCCAAGGGTTATGTCAGCGACCTGCATCTATATTATCAGAGGAGGGTTGCTGCCTTCTCCACACCACAATACCTCCCAGGCAGCTGAGATTAAGGCCAGAAGAG gaAGCAAATGCACCATCTGCCATGACAGACCATGATTATGGACAGCGGCCAACAGAGACCAACATGGATGGTGGTGGCGACAGGACAACCAATATGACCAACATAGCCAGCGAGTTGGCATCCTCACTGGCACAGCAGCTGTCAACTCAAAGTTCATTGGTCTCAGCGGGTGGGGACGCTACTAGCAAAGCTGAAAAGCAGCTGGAACGCCAGATGTTAAAGCTACAGCAACAGATTCAACAGCAGATTCAGGAACAGCAGCGACATATGACTACTTTCCAGCCGAAAATCATCCAACAAGTATCAACTAGTACTAGTGTACCTGATACACCTATCCAAACAGGAGCTACTACTGAGACGCCTATCCAAGCAGGAGCTACTACTGAGACGCCTATCCAAGCAGGAGCTGCTACTGAGACGCCTATCCAAGCAGCTACTACTAGTGCACCTAATACAACTATTCAAACAG CAGAAAAGCCGACTCCAGAACCAAAGCCCTCCACACTCGGCACGCCTGAATTGATGGTTCTTCAGAAGCCCAAGGGACAATTTCCAATCATCCAGTTACATCCTCTCCCTAAAACACCTGATGAACCTAAGCCAGAGGTATTACCCAAAACATCAGATGAATCCAAACCAGAG GCAATGGAGATTGATCCATCTTCGGCCTCATCTGAACAGGCAAGTTCTCAACAGCAATCTTCTACACCATCATAG
- the LOC140155773 gene encoding KAT8 regulatory NSL complex subunit 2-like isoform X2: MQDRLDGFEYCFNHILEDKNSPYKQCQFISSKNGRRCINPAPKADKKDGYCSEHARRARLLRQKAALKPKPPSSTKELFEELDYYRTGSTKAVPDLPVSSASKILEYGSDSESDDEPLLVEQTWRGCNDSDAESVDSEQEDLLKHAGVYTAEEVALITMDKLIRLQSLYINQFKRLQHLMKEKRRKYLKAVGQEQDTIGTDLGKITNPHEKVKFAKLQAMRSYRRRRGKEALLQRKSKQRRIKTTPEYTGPQQTRIELQCSHVQDGKQCEKPTLPIARFCGNHILSDPLQVLFSPCVKGQGLCQRPASILSEEGCCLLHTTIPPRQLRLRPEEEANAPSAMTDHDYGQRPTETNMDGGGDRTTNMTNIASELASSLAQQLSTQSSLVSAGGDATSKAEKQLERQMLKLQQQIQQQIQEQQRHMTTFQPKIIQQVSTSTSVPDTPIQTGATTETPIQAGATTETPIQAGAATETPIQAATTSAPNTTIQTEKPTPEPKPSTLGTPELMVLQKPKGQFPIIQLHPLPKTPDEPKPEVLPKTSDESKPEAMEIDPSSASSEQASSQQQSSTPS; the protein is encoded by the exons CTATTGCAGTGAGCATGCTCGTCGAGCCAGGCTTCTCCGTCAGAAAGCAGCTTTAAAACCCAAACCACCAAGCAGTACCAAAGAATTATTTGAGGAACTGGATTACTACCGTACTGGTTCAACAAAGGCTGTGCCAGATTTACCAGTATCATCTGCCAGTAAAATTTtag AATATGGCAGTGATTCAGAGAGTGATGATGAGCCCCTACTGGTGGAACAGACGTGGCGTGGATGCAATGATAGTGATGCTGAGAGTGTTGATAGTGAGCAGGAAGATTTACTCAA ACATGCTGGTGTTTATACGGCTGAAGAGGTAGCCCTGATTACAATGGATAAACTTATTCGTCTTCAATCCCTGTACATCAACCAGTTCAAGAGGTTACAGCATCTGATGAAAGAGAAGCGAAGGAAATACCTGAAAGCTGTCGGACAAGAACAAGACACAATAG GTACTGATTTAGGCAAGATCACCAATCCACATGAAAAGGTAAAATTTGCCAAGCTGCAAGCCATGCGCTCATATCGGAGAAGACGTGGCAAAGAAGCTCTCCTCCAGCGTAAATCCAAGCAGAGACGAATCAAGACCACACCTGAATATACCGGCCCACAGCAGACCAGAATAGAGCTGCAGTGCAGCCATGTGCAGGATGGGAAGCAGTGTGAGAAACCTACACTGCCTATTGCAAGATTCTGTGGAAACC ATATTCTCTCGGACCCATTACAGGTTCTCTTCAGTCCGTGTGTCAAAGGCCAAGGGTTATGTCAGCGACCTGCATCTATATTATCAGAGGAGGGTTGCTGCCTTCTCCACACCACAATACCTCCCAGGCAGCTGAGATTAAGGCCAGAAGAG gaAGCAAATGCACCATCTGCCATGACAGACCATGATTATGGACAGCGGCCAACAGAGACCAACATGGATGGTGGTGGCGACAGGACAACCAATATGACCAACATAGCCAGCGAGTTGGCATCCTCACTGGCACAGCAGCTGTCAACTCAAAGTTCATTGGTCTCAGCGGGTGGGGACGCTACTAGCAAAGCTGAAAAGCAGCTGGAACGCCAGATGTTAAAGCTACAGCAACAGATTCAACAGCAGATTCAGGAACAGCAGCGACATATGACTACTTTCCAGCCGAAAATCATCCAACAAGTATCAACTAGTACTAGTGTACCTGATACACCTATCCAAACAGGAGCTACTACTGAGACGCCTATCCAAGCAGGAGCTACTACTGAGACGCCTATCCAAGCAGGAGCTGCTACTGAGACGCCTATCCAAGCAGCTACTACTAGTGCACCTAATACAACTATTCAAACAG AAAAGCCGACTCCAGAACCAAAGCCCTCCACACTCGGCACGCCTGAATTGATGGTTCTTCAGAAGCCCAAGGGACAATTTCCAATCATCCAGTTACATCCTCTCCCTAAAACACCTGATGAACCTAAGCCAGAGGTATTACCCAAAACATCAGATGAATCCAAACCAGAG GCAATGGAGATTGATCCATCTTCGGCCTCATCTGAACAGGCAAGTTCTCAACAGCAATCTTCTACACCATCATAG
- the LOC140155773 gene encoding KAT8 regulatory NSL complex subunit 2-like isoform X3, whose translation MQDRLDGFEYCFNHILEDKNSPYKQCQFISSKNGRRCINPAPKADKKDGYCSEHARRARLLRQKAALKPKPPSSTKELFEELDYYRTGSTKAVPDLPVSSASKILEYGSDSESDDEPLLVEQTWRGCNDSDAESVDSEQEDLLKHAGVYTAEEVALITMDKLIRLQSLYINQFKRLQHLMKEKRRKYLKAVGQEQDTIGTDLGKITNPHEKVKFAKLQAMRSYRRRRGKEALLQRKSKQRRIKTTPEYTGPQQTRIELQCSHVQDGKQCEKPTLPIARFCGNHILSDPLQVLFSPCVKGQGLCQRPASILSEEGCCLLHTTIPPRQLRLRPEEEANAPSAMTDHDYGQRPTETNMDGGGDRTTNMTNIASELASSLAQQLSTQSSLVSAGGDATSKAEKQLERQMLKLQQQIQQQIQEQQRHMTTFQPKIIQQVSTSTSVPDTPIQTGATTETPIQAGAATETPIQAATTSAPNTTIQTAEKPTPEPKPSTLGTPELMVLQKPKGQFPIIQLHPLPKTPDEPKPEVLPKTSDESKPEAMEIDPSSASSEQASSQQQSSTPS comes from the exons CTATTGCAGTGAGCATGCTCGTCGAGCCAGGCTTCTCCGTCAGAAAGCAGCTTTAAAACCCAAACCACCAAGCAGTACCAAAGAATTATTTGAGGAACTGGATTACTACCGTACTGGTTCAACAAAGGCTGTGCCAGATTTACCAGTATCATCTGCCAGTAAAATTTtag AATATGGCAGTGATTCAGAGAGTGATGATGAGCCCCTACTGGTGGAACAGACGTGGCGTGGATGCAATGATAGTGATGCTGAGAGTGTTGATAGTGAGCAGGAAGATTTACTCAA ACATGCTGGTGTTTATACGGCTGAAGAGGTAGCCCTGATTACAATGGATAAACTTATTCGTCTTCAATCCCTGTACATCAACCAGTTCAAGAGGTTACAGCATCTGATGAAAGAGAAGCGAAGGAAATACCTGAAAGCTGTCGGACAAGAACAAGACACAATAG GTACTGATTTAGGCAAGATCACCAATCCACATGAAAAGGTAAAATTTGCCAAGCTGCAAGCCATGCGCTCATATCGGAGAAGACGTGGCAAAGAAGCTCTCCTCCAGCGTAAATCCAAGCAGAGACGAATCAAGACCACACCTGAATATACCGGCCCACAGCAGACCAGAATAGAGCTGCAGTGCAGCCATGTGCAGGATGGGAAGCAGTGTGAGAAACCTACACTGCCTATTGCAAGATTCTGTGGAAACC ATATTCTCTCGGACCCATTACAGGTTCTCTTCAGTCCGTGTGTCAAAGGCCAAGGGTTATGTCAGCGACCTGCATCTATATTATCAGAGGAGGGTTGCTGCCTTCTCCACACCACAATACCTCCCAGGCAGCTGAGATTAAGGCCAGAAGAG gaAGCAAATGCACCATCTGCCATGACAGACCATGATTATGGACAGCGGCCAACAGAGACCAACATGGATGGTGGTGGCGACAGGACAACCAATATGACCAACATAGCCAGCGAGTTGGCATCCTCACTGGCACAGCAGCTGTCAACTCAAAGTTCATTGGTCTCAGCGGGTGGGGACGCTACTAGCAAAGCTGAAAAGCAGCTGGAACGCCAGATGTTAAAGCTACAGCAACAGATTCAACAGCAGATTCAGGAACAGCAGCGACATATGACTACTTTCCAGCCGAAAATCATCCAACAAGTATCAACTAGTACTAGTGTACCTGATACACCTATCCAAACAGGAGCTACTACTGAGACGC CTATCCAAGCAGGAGCTGCTACTGAGACGCCTATCCAAGCAGCTACTACTAGTGCACCTAATACAACTATTCAAACAG CAGAAAAGCCGACTCCAGAACCAAAGCCCTCCACACTCGGCACGCCTGAATTGATGGTTCTTCAGAAGCCCAAGGGACAATTTCCAATCATCCAGTTACATCCTCTCCCTAAAACACCTGATGAACCTAAGCCAGAGGTATTACCCAAAACATCAGATGAATCCAAACCAGAG GCAATGGAGATTGATCCATCTTCGGCCTCATCTGAACAGGCAAGTTCTCAACAGCAATCTTCTACACCATCATAG